In Erigeron canadensis isolate Cc75 chromosome 8, C_canadensis_v1, whole genome shotgun sequence, the DNA window GAATCAGTACCCTTCCTTCATGCATGATAGAAACCATTCTATGTCTTGTACCGATAAGAGATGCAGTGAGGACGAGTATTCTCTCAAACAAATGGAATTAAAAATGGTCCACAATTTCTAAACTTGTTTTTAGAGAGTCGCAGATGTTTGATGAAGTTGACACAGATGGACCAGATAAGCTGGAGTATCCGCTAAATGAAAGCAAAGAGTTGGTCAGGAAGTATAAAATTTTCTCTGCTATACAACATGTTCTGTTAGTGCACCAGGGTCCAATAGTCGAGTTCACTCTTGACATGCAAGCAAACTACACATGTACTGAAATCGACCTAATAATACGTTATTTGTCGAAGAACAAAACTGTCAAGAAGTTTGCACTTGAGTTGAATGATCCCCGTAACGATTTTTATAGGTTACCTTTATCCTTCTTCTCATTGAATCAGTTAGCAGATTTAACTCTGCAGGTCTGTGAGCTGGAATTCGATCCAAGATCTAGTGGATTTAGTAGCCTCACAAGTTTATCCATGACTTGTGTAAAAACCTCTATGAAAACAGTTCTGCATCTCTTATCCAGTTGTCCATTACTTAAAAGCCTGAATTTGGTAAGCTTTCACTACAGCATAT includes these proteins:
- the LOC122580009 gene encoding F-box/FBD/LRR-repeat protein At1g13570-like; amino-acid sequence: MFDEVDTDGPDKLEYPLNESKELVRKYKIFSAIQHVLLVHQGPIVEFTLDMQANYTCTEIDLIIRYLSKNKTVKKFALELNDPRNDFYRLPLSFFSLNQLADLTLQVCELEFDPRSSGFSSLTSLSMTCVKTSMKTVLHLLSSCPLLKSLNLILFIEDLDGSGLQVDMIELFKC